The Teredinibacter sp. KSP-S5-2 genome includes a window with the following:
- a CDS encoding glycoside hydrolase family 9 protein, whose translation MKQRFTSFLCIGLLCTFLLSLVSCGSNQDHPQSQTQSLRPSDAAVSIHVNQVAFDIDGAKNAVVVTDDDQQLSSVSLVDQNGETIANLDAVASQSFTEWGKGKKHYTVDFSSVQQSGTFKLQATLANGSKTTSPAFNVAKNALFNLTMTDVFKYFVINRNTSERDKAIPIIDTGELINVYGGWNDAGGETGKYLSHLSYSNYFTPQQGSFIAWSIMSAYENAGEQFKQLGLTDKVLEEAFWGTDYLHRILSKDGYFYATVFDRWGMDQNRYITGYKGLEGEYTPNYQAAFREGGAIAIAALARGYRLKKETGFASEFTAEQYLADAETAFAHLKVNNLKYCDDGKENIIDDYTALIAAIELYKSTQKDEYFAYARQRASSLLGRMGDEGYFIADGKVRPYYHAVEAGMPVVALLQYREVETDDVARKNVEAVVEKALRYQLALDKKVANPFNYPRQNFQTFDFEKQTYTSGVLEGFFVPHNNETGYWWQGESARLASLASAATLAKELFAKSDQADLVEFAGELEVFAQSSMDWILGKNPYDLCMLYGFGVKNPAYSESGGAMVKGGISNGITGKMEDPEGRGIDWMAAEDYGNWRWVEQWTPHGSWYLYASSVMVK comes from the coding sequence ATGAAACAACGATTTACAAGCTTCCTCTGCATTGGGCTTCTTTGCACTTTTCTGCTCTCGCTCGTATCTTGCGGGTCCAATCAGGATCATCCCCAGTCACAAACTCAATCATTGCGTCCAAGTGATGCTGCAGTAAGCATCCACGTTAATCAGGTAGCGTTTGATATTGACGGAGCCAAAAACGCCGTCGTGGTTACGGATGATGACCAACAATTGTCTTCTGTTTCTCTCGTTGATCAAAACGGGGAAACCATTGCTAACCTAGACGCGGTAGCAAGTCAGTCTTTTACCGAATGGGGAAAAGGCAAAAAACATTACACAGTGGATTTCTCTTCTGTTCAACAATCAGGCACATTTAAATTACAAGCTACCCTGGCAAACGGAAGCAAAACAACTTCCCCTGCCTTCAATGTGGCGAAGAACGCATTGTTTAACCTGACAATGACAGACGTCTTTAAATACTTTGTGATTAATCGCAATACCAGTGAGCGAGATAAAGCGATTCCAATTATTGATACTGGTGAGTTGATCAATGTGTATGGCGGCTGGAATGATGCTGGTGGTGAAACTGGTAAGTACCTCTCGCATCTTTCCTACTCAAATTATTTCACGCCTCAGCAAGGTTCATTTATTGCTTGGTCTATTATGTCTGCTTATGAAAATGCGGGAGAGCAATTTAAGCAATTGGGCCTAACGGATAAGGTACTCGAAGAAGCATTCTGGGGAACGGATTATTTACACCGTATCTTGAGTAAAGACGGATACTTTTATGCAACAGTATTCGATCGTTGGGGTATGGATCAAAATCGTTATATTACAGGTTATAAAGGTTTAGAGGGTGAGTACACGCCAAATTACCAGGCGGCTTTCCGTGAGGGTGGTGCCATCGCCATTGCCGCGTTGGCTCGTGGTTATCGCTTGAAGAAGGAAACCGGATTTGCCAGTGAATTTACTGCCGAGCAATATTTGGCGGACGCGGAAACTGCGTTTGCTCACTTAAAGGTTAACAACCTTAAATATTGCGATGATGGAAAAGAAAATATCATTGATGACTACACTGCGTTGATTGCAGCAATTGAGTTGTACAAATCAACACAGAAAGACGAATACTTTGCTTACGCGCGCCAGCGTGCCAGTTCGCTTCTTGGTCGAATGGGCGATGAGGGCTATTTCATCGCGGATGGTAAAGTTCGTCCTTATTATCATGCCGTAGAAGCGGGTATGCCAGTTGTTGCCCTTTTGCAATATCGAGAGGTAGAAACTGACGATGTAGCGCGTAAAAACGTCGAAGCCGTTGTTGAAAAAGCACTTCGTTACCAACTTGCTCTGGATAAAAAAGTGGCGAACCCCTTTAATTACCCCAGACAAAATTTCCAGACGTTTGATTTTGAAAAACAAACTTATACCAGCGGTGTCTTGGAAGGCTTTTTTGTTCCACATAACAACGAAACCGGTTATTGGTGGCAGGGTGAAAGTGCTCGTCTAGCCTCATTGGCTTCAGCTGCGACATTGGCAAAAGAACTGTTCGCGAAATCTGATCAGGCAGATCTGGTTGAGTTCGCGGGAGAGTTGGAAGTGTTTGCACAGTCCAGTATGGATTGGATCTTGGGCAAAAACCCTTATGACCTTTGCATGCTCTACGGTTTTGGAGTGAAAAACCCTGCTTATTCAGAAAGTGGCGGGGCTATGGTAAAAGGCGGTATATCAAATGGTATCACCGGTAAAATGGAAGACCCAGAGGGCCGGGGAATTGACTGGATGGCTGCCGAAGATTATGGAAACTGGCGTTGGGTCGAACAATGGACGCCACATGGTTCCTGGTATCTTTACGCTTCCAGTGTCATGGTTAAATAG
- a CDS encoding ROK family transcriptional regulator, with translation MVSRGTSQQSSAPYNRRIVLDVIRRAGEISRKEIVDLVSLSPQTVANITQELESIGVIISKRRKVEKSRGQPPIAFALNPKGGMSIGIYLESGHASAAMVNLVGEILAMERAEVDTNDPQLCLQTMLSMIEKLKSSVEMDATIWGIGVSLPGPFDAKELSFVGPTAFEGWKDLSVLDELHERSGYHVFYSVDSVAGALGESLFGAAKNLRSFFYIHFGIGTGGVLVTGHSAYQGANGNATEFGHIPIFPDGKPCYCGNRGCLERYVSLHALSEYYESQGLLAPRTDQLEGLLAESDPVLESWCQQACLHLRNAVCVIENMLDPETIIIGGTAPKAIVEKLLKDARPWLNSVRGGIADPEHRVLLAHHQEESSILGAAVLPIYEMMAPRLDVLHNEDHREAAAEGLLRRNNRPKVGRL, from the coding sequence ATGGTATCAAGAGGCACAAGCCAGCAATCCAGTGCGCCATATAACCGACGAATTGTTTTGGATGTGATTCGGCGGGCAGGGGAAATATCCCGTAAGGAGATCGTTGATCTGGTTTCGTTGAGCCCGCAAACAGTTGCAAATATCACACAGGAACTGGAATCTATCGGGGTCATTATTTCCAAGCGGCGTAAAGTGGAGAAATCCCGTGGCCAACCTCCTATTGCTTTTGCCTTGAACCCCAAGGGGGGGATGTCTATTGGCATCTATCTTGAGTCTGGTCATGCCTCTGCAGCGATGGTGAATTTGGTGGGGGAAATTCTGGCGATGGAGAGGGCTGAAGTCGATACCAATGACCCACAACTGTGTTTGCAAACAATGTTGAGCATGATCGAGAAACTCAAATCCTCGGTCGAAATGGATGCGACGATATGGGGAATAGGCGTTTCTCTACCTGGCCCGTTCGATGCCAAGGAGCTGAGCTTTGTTGGTCCAACAGCATTTGAAGGTTGGAAGGATTTAAGTGTGTTGGATGAGTTGCACGAAAGGTCGGGCTATCACGTTTTCTATAGCGTGGACAGTGTGGCTGGTGCCTTGGGTGAATCACTGTTTGGTGCCGCCAAAAACTTACGCAGTTTCTTCTATATCCACTTTGGTATCGGTACCGGTGGTGTGTTGGTCACTGGTCATTCGGCTTATCAAGGGGCAAACGGCAACGCAACGGAGTTTGGCCATATTCCGATTTTTCCGGACGGCAAGCCGTGTTACTGCGGAAACCGGGGTTGTCTTGAGCGCTACGTTTCATTGCACGCTCTGAGTGAGTATTACGAATCTCAGGGGTTACTGGCTCCGAGAACCGATCAGTTGGAAGGACTGTTGGCTGAGTCTGATCCGGTGCTGGAATCATGGTGTCAGCAAGCTTGCTTGCATCTGCGCAATGCAGTGTGTGTGATTGAAAATATGCTCGACCCGGAAACCATTATTATTGGTGGGACGGCTCCGAAGGCCATCGTGGAAAAACTACTGAAAGACGCAAGGCCCTGGTTGAACTCTGTCAGGGGTGGGATTGCAGACCCTGAACACCGCGTGTTGCTCGCTCATCATCAGGAAGAGAGTTCCATACTGGGTGCGGCGGTTTTACCTATTTATGAAATGATGGCACCGCGCCTGGATGTTCTCCACAACGAAGACCATCGAGAAGCCGCTGCTGAAGGTCTGTTAAGGCGGAACAATCGCCCCAAAGTAGGACGCTTATAG
- a CDS encoding carbohydrate kinase family protein, giving the protein MSPSSPKLTIIGDVGVDVILGPINDWPEIGTETITEKHELRPGGSACNTALALNYVGGEYTLLSLVGNNHFGKWLSSHFANTNSYFSECNQPTTMSVCLTHSCSERTIFTTKGHLEHMEYEHAVARLAPAQSDKDIVLLTGVFLTPKLRTTYIQLLKHLHDLGYQVALDTGWPTGGWNAEVRREVLEWLPYINHLLVNKIEAFNLADTQDISAAMDMIHECMPEGATLVVKLGSEGSMGRQNGNTVTAKAQPVEVQDSIGAGDSFNAGYLHARILGLDLYTSLETGCNLASTVISRSPRGDIRDGELAVLAETKITA; this is encoded by the coding sequence ATGAGTCCTAGTTCTCCCAAACTCACCATCATTGGCGATGTTGGCGTCGATGTTATCCTTGGGCCAATTAACGACTGGCCAGAAATCGGTACCGAAACCATTACTGAAAAACATGAACTCAGGCCTGGTGGTTCGGCATGTAATACCGCTCTAGCATTAAACTATGTGGGAGGTGAGTACACCTTGCTTTCCCTGGTTGGCAACAATCACTTTGGTAAATGGCTCTCATCTCACTTTGCCAATACCAACAGCTATTTCAGCGAGTGCAATCAACCGACAACAATGTCTGTTTGTTTAACTCACTCCTGCTCTGAACGCACTATTTTTACAACCAAGGGGCACCTTGAGCATATGGAATACGAGCACGCGGTCGCCAGATTGGCCCCTGCTCAGTCAGACAAGGATATTGTTTTACTTACCGGCGTATTCCTGACCCCCAAACTCCGAACCACCTATATCCAACTCCTTAAGCATCTTCATGATCTGGGTTATCAAGTTGCGCTGGATACTGGCTGGCCCACGGGAGGATGGAACGCTGAAGTTCGACGTGAAGTTCTGGAATGGCTACCCTACATTAACCACCTACTGGTAAATAAAATCGAAGCGTTTAACTTAGCCGACACACAAGACATATCCGCAGCAATGGATATGATCCATGAATGCATGCCTGAAGGCGCTACCCTGGTAGTCAAACTGGGCTCCGAAGGTTCAATGGGAAGGCAAAACGGCAACACAGTTACCGCCAAGGCTCAGCCCGTTGAAGTACAAGACTCGATCGGTGCAGGAGACTCCTTTAATGCAGGCTATCTTCACGCACGCATTCTCGGATTAGACTTGTACACATCATTGGAAACCGGTTGCAATCTGGCTTCCACAGTCATCAGTCGAAGCCCAAGAGGCGATATTCGCGACGGTGAACTGGCAGTGCTGGCAGAAACTAAAATTACAGCTTAA
- a CDS encoding MFS transporter, with translation MKNNNMIVLFILCLWFVISFVTNILGPLMPLIIEGFEINNTMAGFLPFSFFLAYFLVSIPAGAMTESIGPKKAMLLAFSVNLIGTAIFSIFPVYGAALIALFFIGMGMAMLQVIINPLMRTAGGEAHFAFFSVMGQLVFGLASFVSPFVFSALMAEIAKGDASAIAQTVASLTPENLGWVSFYWLFAVIFIVVLAIISQMNIPRLQVASDELSSPADVYIQLLKKPQVILFALGIAAYVGTEQALANWMSQYLSTHHGVDPTKEGAQAVGLFWGLMSLGCILGLGLLKLLDSKVVLRLFTLVAMCCLAAAVFGSKEIALMAFPATGFFISVMFSVIFSLALNSSKDHHGAFSGILCSGIFGGALLPLIVGIAGDLYGLKVALVLLYIPLGFILSISFWAKPLINNETISLSKLFGKEANT, from the coding sequence ATGAAAAACAATAATATGATCGTACTCTTCATCCTCTGCCTGTGGTTTGTCATTTCGTTTGTCACCAATATTTTAGGGCCCTTGATGCCACTAATTATTGAGGGCTTTGAAATCAACAACACCATGGCGGGCTTTCTTCCGTTTTCTTTCTTCCTAGCCTACTTTTTGGTGTCGATCCCGGCAGGTGCGATGACAGAATCTATCGGCCCGAAAAAAGCCATGCTTCTAGCATTTAGCGTCAACTTGATAGGCACGGCAATTTTTTCAATCTTCCCTGTTTATGGTGCAGCACTAATCGCTCTATTCTTCATAGGAATGGGCATGGCGATGCTTCAGGTAATCATCAATCCGCTAATGCGTACTGCTGGCGGTGAAGCCCATTTCGCCTTCTTCTCTGTTATGGGACAGTTGGTATTTGGTCTGGCCTCATTTGTTAGTCCGTTTGTTTTCTCTGCTCTTATGGCCGAAATTGCGAAAGGTGACGCCAGCGCAATTGCGCAAACAGTTGCTAGCCTGACTCCTGAAAATCTTGGCTGGGTTTCATTCTACTGGCTGTTTGCTGTGATCTTTATTGTCGTACTGGCAATAATTTCACAAATGAACATCCCTCGCCTTCAAGTTGCCAGCGATGAGCTTTCCAGCCCAGCTGATGTTTATATTCAGCTATTGAAAAAGCCACAAGTGATCCTGTTTGCACTCGGTATCGCTGCATATGTGGGCACAGAACAAGCATTAGCGAATTGGATGTCACAATATTTGTCAACGCACCATGGTGTTGACCCAACTAAAGAAGGTGCTCAAGCAGTTGGACTTTTTTGGGGACTGATGTCACTAGGTTGTATCTTAGGCCTGGGCCTGCTGAAACTACTGGACTCAAAGGTTGTTTTACGACTTTTCACGCTAGTTGCCATGTGCTGCTTGGCGGCAGCAGTTTTCGGTAGCAAGGAGATCGCTCTAATGGCCTTCCCTGCAACCGGCTTTTTCATCTCAGTCATGTTCTCTGTGATATTCTCTCTCGCACTGAACTCCAGTAAAGACCACCACGGGGCCTTCTCAGGCATTTTATGTTCAGGTATTTTTGGCGGAGCCTTGTTACCCCTCATTGTGGGTATCGCTGGTGATTTATACGGCCTGAAAGTTGCCTTGGTATTGCTTTATATCCCACTCGGCTTCATTCTAAGTATCTCTTTCTGGGCTAAGCCTCTTATCAATAACGAAACAATTTCATTAAGCAAGCTGTTCGGCAAAGAGGCCAACACCTAA
- a CDS encoding secondary thiamine-phosphate synthase enzyme YjbQ, translating to MIAVLSVPVRSQGLFSFTHLITPRVDEWASSEGRESRGEGLCTLFVQHTSASLIIQENYDPSAQRDLEAWLNRLVPENDPLYTHTLEGADDMPAHIKATLTATSLSIPVMDGRLALGTWQGVYLWEHRRHPGERRVVLHIR from the coding sequence GTGATAGCTGTTTTGTCGGTGCCTGTTCGTTCACAAGGGTTGTTTAGTTTTACCCATCTTATTACACCTAGAGTCGATGAGTGGGCGAGTTCAGAGGGGAGAGAAAGCCGGGGTGAAGGTTTGTGCACGCTGTTTGTTCAGCATACTTCTGCAAGCTTAATCATTCAGGAGAATTATGACCCGTCTGCGCAACGTGATTTGGAGGCCTGGTTAAACCGGCTGGTGCCGGAGAATGACCCACTTTACACCCATACTCTGGAGGGGGCGGATGATATGCCTGCGCATATTAAGGCGACACTTACGGCTACAAGCTTGTCTATTCCGGTTATGGACGGACGTCTCGCTCTTGGGACGTGGCAGGGTGTGTATCTATGGGAGCATCGTCGTCATCCTGGGGAGCGACGTGTAGTGCTGCATATTCGTTAA